One window from the genome of Anaerococcus sp. Marseille-Q7828 encodes:
- the recQ gene encoding DNA helicase RecQ produces the protein MENIYQTLKKYFGYESFRDGQEEIITNILEKKDVLGVLPTGGGKSICYQLPALLMDGLTLVISPLISLMKDQVDSLVEDGISAKFINSSQTFEEYKDTLSLVKAGKVKILYISPERLENEYFIEFLKDIDVSLIAVDEAHCISQWGHDFRPSYKLIPMIYQHLPDIPKAAFTATATKEVREDIIENLKLEDPFVKVTGFDRENLTFLVEKPKDKLRFLKDYLLNHKEDSGIIYAGTRKKVDEVYKFIKKLGLDVSKYHAGLAEKTRIKSQDDFIYERKKIIVATNAFGMGIDKSNVRYVIHYNMPKDMESYYQEAGRAGRDGEASDCILLYNSQDIILNKFLINQSYNPRFKAYQLEKLQVIINYVNTTNCLRAFILNYFGQEARETCDNCSNCLGEVKREDATIDSQKVLSCIYRLDQRYGQKTVIDCLKGSKNKNSREKNLNKVSTYGLMKEEDEKYIRDLIGTLVADGYIRVSGNTYPILKLTEKSKDVLFDEKKIFVNQSKKEPIKEKVTSSLDSYDDKLFNHLKKVRLDLSKQRNVPPFIIFSDASLKDMATYKPTSEEKFLQIKGVGDKKLIQYGDIFIAEINEFMVRNR, from the coding sequence ATGGAAAATATATACCAAACATTAAAAAAATATTTTGGGTACGAATCTTTTAGAGATGGCCAAGAAGAAATAATTACAAATATCCTTGAAAAGAAGGATGTTCTTGGAGTCTTGCCAACTGGAGGAGGTAAGTCTATTTGCTACCAATTACCTGCCTTACTCATGGACGGTCTTACCCTAGTTATATCTCCCTTGATATCTCTTATGAAAGATCAGGTAGATTCTTTAGTCGAGGATGGGATAAGTGCCAAATTTATCAACTCAAGCCAAACATTTGAAGAATACAAAGATACCTTGTCTCTTGTGAAAGCCGGTAAGGTCAAAATCTTATATATTTCTCCAGAAAGACTTGAAAATGAGTACTTTATAGAATTTTTAAAGGACATAGATGTATCATTAATAGCTGTTGATGAAGCTCATTGTATAAGCCAATGGGGCCACGATTTTAGACCGTCTTATAAGCTAATACCAATGATCTACCAGCATTTGCCAGACATACCAAAGGCTGCTTTTACGGCGACTGCAACTAAGGAAGTCAGAGAAGATATCATAGAAAATCTAAAACTAGAAGATCCTTTCGTCAAAGTTACAGGATTTGACAGGGAAAATCTTACATTTTTGGTAGAAAAACCAAAAGATAAGCTTAGATTTCTCAAAGATTATCTACTAAATCACAAGGAAGATTCTGGAATAATTTACGCAGGAACTCGCAAAAAAGTAGATGAAGTATACAAGTTTATTAAAAAGCTTGGTTTGGATGTCTCAAAGTACCACGCAGGCCTTGCAGAAAAAACCAGGATAAAAAGTCAGGATGATTTTATCTATGAGAGAAAAAAGATAATAGTTGCCACCAATGCCTTTGGTATGGGCATTGATAAGAGCAATGTCAGATATGTCATCCACTACAATATGCCCAAGGATATGGAATCCTATTACCAAGAAGCTGGTCGTGCGGGCCGAGATGGGGAAGCTAGCGATTGTATACTTTTGTACAATTCCCAAGATATAATCCTAAACAAATTTTTGATTAATCAAAGTTACAATCCACGCTTTAAGGCTTACCAATTAGAAAAACTTCAAGTTATCATAAATTATGTAAATACTACTAACTGTCTGAGAGCTTTTATCTTAAATTATTTTGGCCAAGAAGCTCGTGAAACTTGCGATAATTGTTCTAATTGCCTAGGCGAGGTCAAGAGAGAAGATGCAACTATAGATAGTCAAAAAGTCTTATCATGTATATATAGACTTGACCAAAGATATGGGCAAAAGACTGTCATTGATTGTCTCAAGGGATCAAAAAACAAAAATTCTAGGGAGAAAAATCTAAATAAAGTGTCAACCTATGGGTTGATGAAAGAAGAGGATGAGAAGTACATCAGAGACCTCATAGGAACCCTAGTAGCAGATGGCTATATAAGAGTAAGTGGCAACACTTATCCGATATTAAAGCTTACCGAAAAATCAAAAGATGTACTCTTTGACGAGAAAAAAATCTTTGTAAATCAAAGTAAGAAAGAGCCTATCAAAGAAAAAGTTACTAGTAGCCTGGACTCATATGACGATAAATTATTTAACCACCTAAAGAAAGTAAGGCTAGACCTATCAAAGCAAAGAAATGTCCCACCATTTATAATATTTTCTGATGCTTCCCTAAAAGATATGGCAACCTACAAGCCGACAAGTGAAGAAAAATTTTTGCAAATCAAGGGAGTGGGAGATAAGAAGCTTATTCAGTACGGAGATATATTTATAGCAGAAATCAATGAATTTATGGTGAGAAATAGGTAA
- a CDS encoding DUF4097 family beta strand repeat-containing protein — translation MTDNINEENKYQEDELEEEVEEVEVKTKKPRKARKKHMTRKTKRDILIVGLVAIVALLALYYFNNHQAAKNKDFQTSEVIDENSYTGSNIMRVDLNQVNKINIDLKTADVRIQKSTTNPYIEYTHLYKGEEDIYTVDVSYENGVLNLKSNIQGKELNMKNKIQIVRIFLPNDKPIEEIKAKIGAGDVKITDLEVKDLDLNVKSGHITFDNSFFGGFVTNEAGDIILTNTELMNTKLATNAGDISIEEGKIGARSDFSTQSGDIIIKSTDTIDNYNIKANLEVGNFILGNVSYRNIKNGFARDNKAKKEITLKTRVGDIIFNKGEGAILDEEEYITNKSNKEEKEESKYDYINVEDDEEATDEENVDDGSQTDTTDENIDEEQSEGEENNN, via the coding sequence ATGACAGATAATATAAACGAAGAAAATAAATATCAAGAAGACGAACTTGAAGAAGAAGTTGAAGAAGTTGAAGTTAAGACGAAAAAGCCAAGAAAGGCACGAAAAAAACATATGACTAGGAAGACAAAGAGAGATATTTTAATTGTCGGCCTAGTCGCTATAGTAGCCTTACTAGCTCTCTACTACTTTAATAATCACCAAGCAGCCAAAAATAAGGATTTTCAGACAAGTGAAGTTATTGACGAGAATTCTTATACAGGGTCAAATATCATGAGAGTCGACTTAAACCAAGTCAACAAAATCAACATAGATCTTAAGACTGCTGATGTTAGAATTCAAAAGTCCACAACAAATCCATACATAGAATACACCCACCTTTATAAGGGTGAAGAAGATATCTATACTGTTGATGTATCCTATGAAAATGGAGTCTTAAACCTTAAGAGCAACATCCAAGGCAAGGAATTGAATATGAAAAACAAAATCCAAATTGTTAGGATTTTCTTGCCAAATGACAAGCCAATAGAAGAAATTAAGGCTAAAATTGGGGCTGGTGATGTGAAAATCACCGACCTAGAGGTCAAAGATTTGGATTTGAATGTAAAAAGCGGTCATATAACTTTTGACAATTCTTTCTTTGGAGGCTTTGTAACAAATGAAGCTGGTGATATCATTCTTACTAATACAGAGCTGATGAATACCAAACTTGCAACAAATGCTGGAGATATAAGCATAGAAGAGGGCAAGATAGGTGCTAGATCTGATTTTTCAACCCAAAGTGGGGATATTATAATCAAATCAACTGACACCATTGATAATTATAATATCAAAGCAAATCTTGAAGTTGGCAACTTTATCTTGGGCAATGTTTCTTATAGAAATATCAAGAATGGTTTTGCAAGAGATAATAAGGCCAAAAAAGAGATCACCCTAAAGACTAGAGTAGGCGATATAATCTTTAACAAAGGCGAGGGTGCAATACTTGATGAAGAAGAATATATAACCAACAAGTCAAACAAAGAGGAAAAAGAAGAATCTAAATACGATTATATAAATGTCGAAGACGATGAAGAAGCCACAGACGAAGAAAATGTAGATGATGGCAGTCAAACCGATACGACAGATGAAAATATAGATGAAGAACAAAGTGAAGGTGAAGAAAATAATAATTAG
- the truA gene encoding tRNA pseudouridine(38-40) synthase TruA: MIKNIRLKIAYDGSGFHGFQSQNDHRNVEDEVKKAIHKVTGENNRIIAAGRTDAGVHAKSQYVNFLTASPINPNAFNFHLDPYFPDDILALEAEEVDLGFHARFSAINKTYKYVIYTGKVMHPVYRKYMEHITYPLDISKMEEGLLALKGEHDFKAFMRADKNLEINTIRTIDDCYLREDKNKIEIYFTANSFLHNQVRIMCGSLVELGRNKLSIDDLKAYFENGKKANPTLNPQGLYLWSINYD; encoded by the coding sequence ATGATAAAGAATATTAGACTCAAAATTGCCTATGATGGAAGTGGTTTTCACGGATTTCAATCGCAAAATGACCATAGGAATGTGGAAGATGAAGTAAAGAAGGCCATCCACAAGGTCACTGGTGAAAATAATAGGATAATTGCTGCAGGAAGAACTGATGCAGGAGTTCATGCCAAGAGTCAATATGTAAATTTTCTTACAGCAAGTCCTATAAATCCTAATGCATTCAACTTTCACCTTGACCCCTATTTTCCAGATGATATCTTGGCCTTAGAGGCAGAGGAAGTTGATCTAGGCTTTCATGCTAGGTTTTCGGCTATAAATAAGACTTATAAATATGTAATCTACACAGGAAAAGTCATGCATCCTGTTTACAGAAAGTATATGGAGCATATAACCTATCCTCTGGATATATCAAAGATGGAAGAAGGACTTCTTGCCTTAAAGGGTGAGCACGATTTTAAAGCCTTTATGAGGGCTGATAAAAATCTAGAAATAAACACTATTAGGACAATTGACGATTGCTATCTAAGAGAAGATAAAAATAAGATTGAAATTTATTTTACAGCCAATAGCTTTTTGCACAACCAAGTGAGAATCATGTGTGGAAGCCTTGTAGAGCTTGGCCGAAATAAGCTTTCAATTGACGATTTAAAAGCTTATTTTGAAAATGGCAAGAAAGCAAACCCAACATTAAATCCCCAGGGCTTATATTTATGGAGCATAAATTATGACTGA
- a CDS encoding energy-coupling factor transporter transmembrane component T — MNKISIGQYLPFDTFIHRLDPRVKIIGVFLFIITIFFVDDFITFIPFVALLIAMLRVAKIPIKSVIRSLKPLLFIMIITGIINLFTTPGRVIANIGPLNITYEGIYRTAFTLLRLILIILSTSVLTYTTSPMELTYGLEKLFSPLKRFGFPAGELAMMISISLRFIPTLFDEAQKIRLAQMARGADFESGNIVNRAVAMIPLLVPLFINSFKRSDELATAMEARMYRIGEERTKLNEIYMDRTDYTTLFLFIGFCIIIIVKRFI; from the coding sequence ATGAATAAAATAAGTATAGGTCAATATTTGCCCTTTGATACCTTCATTCATAGGCTAGATCCAAGGGTGAAAATAATAGGAGTTTTTCTATTTATAATCACCATATTTTTTGTAGATGATTTTATAACATTCATACCCTTTGTAGCCTTGCTAATTGCTATGCTAAGAGTTGCAAAAATTCCAATCAAAAGTGTAATTAGGTCCCTAAAACCCTTGTTATTTATCATGATTATTACTGGAATCATTAATTTATTTACAACACCAGGTAGGGTTATTGCAAATATTGGACCTTTGAATATCACTTATGAGGGCATATACAGAACTGCCTTTACACTACTTAGACTAATATTGATAATCTTATCAACATCTGTGCTAACATATACCACAAGCCCAATGGAATTAACCTATGGTTTAGAAAAACTATTCTCACCATTAAAACGCTTTGGCTTTCCAGCAGGAGAACTTGCAATGATGATTAGTATTTCTCTAAGATTCATTCCAACTTTATTTGATGAGGCCCAAAAAATTCGCTTGGCTCAGATGGCTAGAGGAGCAGATTTTGAGTCAGGCAACATTGTAAATAGGGCTGTTGCTATGATTCCACTACTTGTGCCACTATTTATAAACTCATTTAAAAGGTCTGATGAACTTGCCACAGCTATGGAAGCTCGTATGTATAGGATTGGCGAAGAGCGTACAAAATTAAACGAAATATATATGGATAGGACAGACTATACGACACTTTTCCTATTTATAGGATTTTGTATTATAATCATCGTCAAACGCTTCATATGA
- a CDS encoding energy-coupling factor transporter ATPase, with protein sequence MNIELKNVDYIYNEGVVGEVYALKDINLEIKSHEIIGLIGQTGSGKSTLVQLLNGLLLPSHGDVIVDGINTKDKDKRRDVRFKVGLVFQYPEHQLFEESIAKDIAFGPKNMKLSEDEIDRRVKVAMEKVGLDYETYKDVSPFEISGGQQRRVAVAGIISMNPKVLVLDELTAGLDPKGREEIFSEIINIYNNDPELTIVLVSHSMEDVAEYVDRVVVLNKGEMFSDASTYDTFTKADLESIGLDIPQIAKFMRAYKAKGEDVRDDIYTIDAAVAELSRHLGVSHE encoded by the coding sequence ATGAATATTGAACTAAAGAATGTGGATTACATTTACAATGAGGGAGTAGTTGGAGAAGTATATGCTCTTAAAGATATCAATTTAGAGATTAAAAGCCACGAAATAATTGGCCTAATCGGACAAACTGGATCAGGGAAATCAACCTTGGTTCAGCTTTTAAATGGCCTTTTATTACCAAGCCATGGTGATGTTATTGTAGATGGTATAAACACCAAGGATAAGGATAAGAGGCGAGATGTACGTTTTAAGGTGGGTCTTGTTTTCCAATATCCAGAACACCAGCTATTTGAAGAATCAATAGCAAAGGACATAGCTTTTGGCCCTAAAAATATGAAATTATCTGAAGATGAGATTGATAGGCGAGTGAAAGTTGCTATGGAAAAGGTAGGACTTGACTATGAAACTTACAAGGATGTCTCACCTTTTGAAATATCAGGTGGCCAACAAAGAAGGGTTGCTGTAGCAGGGATAATCTCTATGAACCCAAAAGTTCTAGTCCTAGATGAACTTACTGCTGGCCTTGACCCAAAGGGACGCGAAGAAATTTTTAGCGAAATAATAAATATTTACAATAATGACCCAGAACTTACCATTGTTTTGGTTAGCCATTCTATGGAAGATGTGGCAGAATATGTGGACAGGGTTGTTGTTTTGAATAAGGGAGAGATGTTTAGCGATGCCTCAACCTATGATACCTTTACCAAGGCTGATCTTGAGAGCATAGGTTTAGACATACCACAAATTGCGAAATTTATGAGAGCCTACAAGGCAAAGGGTGAAGATGTCAGAGATGATATCTACACTATAGATGCAGCAGTTGCGGAGCTTTCTAGACACTTAGGAGTAAGCCATGAATAA
- a CDS encoding energy-coupling factor transporter ATPase gives MIKIENLTYIYPSNDENEGHRAIDGLNIDINKGDFVAILGHNGSGKSTLGKLINAQILPSSGDIWIDDLNAKDENKIWDVRKKCSMVFQNPDNQMVATTVEEEVAFGVENLQIPNPELRERVDSAISLVRMDDYKKRNPSTLSGGQKQRVSIAGVIAMMSDYIIFDEPTAMLDPKGRKDVINLVLELNKNYGKTIIYITHYMEEAIKADKIIVLDKGRKALEGSALEVFSQVETMKKLGLAVPQVTEVAYKLQEKGVDFDNLPLSIEEFLESI, from the coding sequence ATGATAAAAATTGAAAATTTAACCTACATCTATCCATCAAATGATGAAAATGAGGGCCACAGGGCCATTGATGGACTAAATATTGACATCAACAAGGGTGACTTTGTTGCAATCCTAGGTCACAATGGCTCGGGTAAATCAACCCTTGGCAAACTAATTAATGCCCAGATACTTCCAAGTAGTGGAGACATATGGATAGATGATTTAAATGCAAAAGATGAAAATAAAATATGGGATGTGAGAAAAAAATGTTCTATGGTTTTCCAAAATCCCGACAACCAAATGGTAGCTACTACGGTTGAAGAAGAAGTAGCCTTTGGTGTAGAAAACTTACAAATACCAAACCCAGAGCTTAGGGAAAGAGTGGATTCGGCTATATCTCTAGTTAGGATGGATGACTATAAGAAGAGAAATCCTTCAACTCTATCTGGTGGTCAAAAGCAAAGAGTTTCTATAGCTGGGGTTATAGCCATGATGAGCGATTATATAATCTTTGACGAACCTACAGCTATGCTAGATCCTAAGGGTAGGAAAGATGTAATAAACTTAGTTCTTGAACTTAACAAGAACTATGGCAAAACAATCATATACATCACCCACTATATGGAAGAAGCTATCAAGGCTGATAAGATAATTGTCCTAGATAAGGGAAGGAAAGCTCTTGAGGGTTCGGCATTAGAAGTATTTTCCCAAGTTGAGACTATGAAAAAACTAGGACTCGCTGTTCCACAAGTGACAGAAGTTGCCTACAAACTACAGGAGAAAGGGGTAGATTTTGATAATCTACCTCTTAGTATTGAAGAATTTTTGGAGAGCATATGA
- a CDS encoding peptidoglycan binding domain-containing protein yields MTENKKNDGKKIGLSILLFILAIYLIVTVIFSFIALPGTYLNGRDISYASKKEALATSPKNFNLEITGRDDRNLTIKPEDIDYQVELPSQAKIDQNPFVWPVSLITGRKEYYDFEYRVFYDEDKLDKIIDDSKLMNGITEPEDAKIAIENNEFVVKKEVEGNKVDKAKLKKEIIDSINTKNNKIALDDSFYIGPKVRSDSKELQDIVADSKKINDMSIKFNFNGFDYKLEGASLIDLMDFTDKGYELNYDKVLAYVSDMAEATNTYGKSRNFNATGIGPIVVGPGVYGFKLDVDATIDKIYELVNQRQSGDIEPVYSNQAYTRTDTGEDIGDTYVEVDLSRQRMWFYKNGELIVESDIVTGIPHDGWASNVGVGAIQAKVRDTNLKGQNFDRVTEYNTKVKYWMPTGWDGEGFHDAPWRGAFGGQIYLSNGSHGCYNLPPSVAQTLFDNVDPLTPVVVYESSTNYSPAMTY; encoded by the coding sequence TTGACTGAGAATAAGAAAAATGATGGCAAAAAAATAGGCCTATCAATACTTTTATTTATATTAGCTATATATTTGATTGTAACAGTTATATTTTCATTTATAGCTCTGCCAGGAACATACTTAAATGGTAGGGATATTTCTTATGCCTCAAAAAAGGAGGCATTGGCTACTAGTCCTAAGAACTTCAATCTTGAAATCACAGGTAGAGATGATAGAAATCTTACTATCAAACCAGAAGATATAGATTATCAGGTAGAACTACCTAGCCAAGCAAAAATTGATCAAAATCCCTTTGTATGGCCAGTATCACTAATAACAGGCAGGAAAGAATACTATGATTTTGAATACAGGGTCTTTTATGACGAGGACAAGCTTGACAAAATCATAGATGATTCAAAGCTTATGAATGGCATCACAGAGCCAGAAGATGCAAAGATTGCTATAGAAAATAATGAATTTGTTGTTAAAAAAGAAGTCGAAGGTAACAAAGTTGACAAGGCTAAGCTAAAAAAAGAAATTATTGATAGTATAAATACCAAAAATAACAAGATAGCCTTGGATGATAGTTTTTATATAGGACCAAAAGTAAGGTCGGATTCAAAAGAATTGCAAGATATAGTTGCAGATTCTAAAAAAATAAATGATATGTCTATCAAATTTAATTTTAATGGTTTTGACTACAAACTTGAGGGTGCTAGCCTTATAGATTTGATGGACTTCACAGATAAGGGTTATGAACTAAATTACGACAAGGTCTTAGCCTATGTAAGTGATATGGCAGAGGCAACTAATACCTATGGTAAAAGTCGTAACTTCAACGCAACTGGCATAGGACCAATAGTTGTTGGCCCTGGAGTGTATGGTTTTAAACTTGATGTAGATGCTACTATTGATAAGATATATGAGCTTGTAAACCAAAGACAAAGTGGCGATATTGAGCCAGTATATAGCAATCAAGCCTACACTCGTACAGATACTGGAGAGGACATAGGAGATACTTATGTTGAGGTCGACCTATCCCGCCAAAGAATGTGGTTTTACAAAAATGGTGAGCTAATCGTAGAATCTGATATTGTTACAGGAATTCCTCACGATGGTTGGGCAAGCAACGTCGGAGTAGGTGCCATCCAAGCAAAGGTGAGAGACACCAACCTTAAGGGACAAAATTTCGATAGGGTAACTGAGTACAATACCAAAGTTAAATATTGGATGCCAACAGGTTGGGATGGGGAAGGATTCCACGATGCGCCTTGGAGAGGAGCATTTGGTGGACAAATCTACCTATCAAATGGATCTCACGGTTGCTATAACCTACCACCATCTGTAGCTCAGACACTATTTGATAATGTCGACCCACTAACACCAGTTGTAGTTTATGAATCAAGTACCAACTATTCACCAGCTATGACTTATTAG
- a CDS encoding class I SAM-dependent RNA methyltransferase has protein sequence MTKFMITTSFGLESLVKWQLKDMGYEKFKLSDGQIILDANLDDLGKLNINLREADRVYLILKTFEAKEFDQLFEGIKEINWPDFLAKDSNFNVNARTYKSKLFSIRTIQSISEKAIVESMKTKYKISHFSKSSHRVQIEVSINKDMASVLIDTSGDGLHKRGYREDSVKAPLRENLAAGLVDLSFYNPERFLFDGFCGSGTILIEAARRARNIAPGIDRSFDFENFIFIDKDCYKKAKKEALDAIDYDVKLNILGSDISGRAISLAKNNAINAGVGEDISFITRDIKSVALRDDYGILISNPPYGKRLSDFDTADLYKKINDKFKNLDTWSLYFIASDENFDKSFKKKLSKKRKLYNGGQKVDFYQYFGKKPTNK, from the coding sequence ATGACTAAATTTATGATTACAACTAGCTTTGGCCTAGAATCTTTGGTTAAATGGCAACTAAAGGATATGGGCTATGAAAAATTTAAGCTTAGTGATGGGCAAATCATCCTTGATGCAAATCTGGATGATCTAGGAAAACTTAATATTAATCTTAGAGAAGCTGACAGGGTCTATCTTATCCTTAAGACTTTTGAGGCAAAAGAATTTGATCAGCTTTTTGAAGGGATAAAAGAGATAAATTGGCCGGATTTTCTAGCAAAAGATTCTAATTTTAATGTGAATGCTAGAACTTATAAGTCAAAGTTATTCTCTATAAGAACTATCCAATCTATAAGCGAGAAAGCTATTGTTGAATCAATGAAGACTAAGTATAAGATTAGTCACTTTAGCAAATCTTCTCATAGAGTTCAAATAGAAGTTTCTATAAATAAAGATATGGCAAGTGTTTTGATTGATACATCTGGCGATGGACTCCACAAACGTGGTTACAGGGAGGACTCTGTAAAGGCTCCGCTTAGGGAAAACTTAGCGGCAGGACTTGTAGACCTATCCTTCTACAATCCAGAAAGATTTTTATTTGATGGATTTTGTGGGTCAGGAACAATATTAATCGAAGCTGCAAGAAGGGCTCGTAACATTGCTCCAGGTATCGATAGGTCCTTTGACTTTGAAAACTTTATTTTTATAGATAAAGACTGCTACAAAAAGGCCAAAAAAGAAGCTCTAGATGCCATTGATTACGATGTAAAACTCAACATCCTTGGATCGGATATATCTGGCAGGGCCATTAGCCTTGCTAAAAATAATGCCATAAATGCTGGCGTGGGCGAAGATATTTCCTTTATTACAAGAGATATAAAATCTGTTGCCCTAAGGGATGATTATGGGATATTGATATCAAACCCTCCTTATGGCAAGAGGCTTTCTGATTTTGATACAGCCGATCTTTATAAGAAGATCAATGATAAGTTTAAGAATTTAGATACTTGGTCCTTGTATTTTATAGCAAGTGACGAAAACTTCGATAAGAGCTTTAAGAAGAAACTTTCAAAGAAGAGAAAATTATATAATGGTGGTCAAAAAGTTGATTTCTATCAATATTTTGGCAAGAAACCAACAAATAAATAA
- a CDS encoding alpha/beta hydrolase, whose translation MKYFYEQISKKDGVVLRGVVNTPDDFDKNKKYPTVIMYHGFGGNRDGRTWMRIQNAKHLTQRGYLVVRFDFSGTNESDGDFYDMTVTRELYEANMIYDFTKTRSYVDKDRIYLIGHSLGGVISTLIGEKINPRAIALLAPASDMNNIDYLKVAVQIRVEDEYSNLSEIEKIKKIKDLEDMDIGGEKLHRRFWLDFLRYDIYGAAEKYKGNVLILRGNQDELVFRDSNEKLNKAFPHCRYEEIDGADHSFTNYDHRQIIFDKMYEFFEENK comes from the coding sequence GTGAAATATTTTTACGAGCAAATTTCAAAAAAAGATGGCGTAGTCCTAAGAGGGGTAGTGAATACTCCTGATGACTTTGATAAAAATAAGAAATATCCAACAGTAATAATGTACCACGGCTTTGGTGGGAATAGGGATGGCAGGACTTGGATGAGGATTCAAAACGCCAAACATCTCACCCAAAGAGGATATTTAGTAGTAAGATTTGATTTTTCTGGGACTAATGAGTCAGACGGTGATTTTTATGATATGACAGTCACAAGAGAGCTTTACGAAGCCAATATGATTTATGATTTCACAAAGACTAGGTCATATGTAGATAAGGATAGGATTTATCTAATCGGCCACTCACTTGGAGGAGTTATATCAACTCTCATAGGAGAGAAAATTAACCCAAGGGCCATAGCCCTACTTGCACCAGCTAGCGATATGAATAACATTGACTATCTAAAGGTTGCAGTCCAAATCAGAGTAGAAGATGAATATAGTAACTTAAGTGAAATAGAGAAGATCAAAAAAATCAAAGACCTAGAAGATATGGATATAGGTGGGGAGAAGCTTCACAGGAGATTTTGGTTGGACTTCTTAAGATATGATATCTACGGTGCAGCAGAAAAATATAAGGGAAATGTCCTAATCCTTAGAGGTAACCAAGACGAGCTTGTATTTAGAGATTCAAATGAGAAGCTAAATAAAGCTTTTCCACACTGCCGATACGAAGAAATTGATGGGGCAGACCACTCATTTACCAACTACGATCACAGGCAAATAATATTTGACAAAATGTATGAGTTCTTTGAAGAGAATAAGTAA